One window of Paenibacillus albicereus genomic DNA carries:
- a CDS encoding protein kinase domain-containing protein — protein sequence MATSAKLDLDRGMVITGKWRRRRYRVERMLGEGANGKVYLVQQEGRLLALKVGLDTADLQSEINVLKALEKQQPRGGGASPYLVDVDDLKLVSGKEYPFYVMRYVRGAKLPAFLAASGDEWFPLAGYNLLLRLAELHASGWAFGDLKVDNVLAAEYGRVELIDYGGVTAFGKGIRQFTEIYDRGYWNAGTRSSDAGYDLFSFAVLCVQLFAEKELYRITSGTLPQNRSAGDVLKLAQDAPQLRPFSGWLARALAGGFADAAEASHAWKAVMHRVSRPAKPVPWWTKALFLAAAAGLAASAFWLGGGLG from the coding sequence GTGGCTACGTCGGCTAAGCTTGATCTGGACCGGGGCATGGTCATTACGGGCAAGTGGCGCCGCCGCCGGTACCGCGTCGAGCGGATGCTCGGAGAAGGCGCCAACGGAAAGGTGTACCTGGTCCAGCAAGAGGGCCGGCTGCTCGCGCTCAAGGTCGGGCTGGACACGGCGGACCTGCAGTCGGAGATCAACGTGCTCAAGGCGCTGGAGAAGCAGCAGCCGCGGGGAGGCGGAGCGAGTCCGTACCTCGTGGACGTGGATGACCTGAAGCTCGTCTCCGGCAAGGAGTATCCGTTCTACGTCATGCGGTACGTGCGCGGGGCCAAGCTGCCGGCTTTTCTCGCCGCGAGCGGCGACGAGTGGTTCCCGCTGGCCGGGTACAACCTGCTGCTGCGGCTCGCCGAGCTGCACGCCTCCGGCTGGGCGTTCGGCGACCTCAAGGTCGACAACGTGCTCGCGGCCGAGTACGGGCGCGTCGAGCTGATCGACTACGGCGGCGTGACCGCCTTCGGCAAGGGCATCCGGCAGTTCACCGAGATTTACGACCGCGGCTACTGGAACGCCGGCACGCGGTCTTCGGACGCCGGATACGACCTGTTCTCGTTCGCCGTGCTGTGCGTGCAGCTGTTCGCCGAAAAGGAGCTGTACCGGATCACTTCCGGCACCCTTCCGCAAAACCGCAGCGCGGGCGACGTGCTGAAGCTCGCCCAGGACGCTCCGCAGCTGCGCCCGTTCTCCGGCTGGCTGGCGCGCGCGCTCGCGGGCGGCTTCGCCGACGCGGCGGAGGCGTCCCATGCCTGGAAAGCCGTCATGCACCGCGTCTCCCGCCCCGCGAAGCCGGTGCCTTGGTGGACCAAGGCGCTGTTTCTTGCCGCCGCCGCAGGGCTGGCGGCTTCGGCGTTCTGGCTGGGCGGCGGGCTCGGCTGA
- a CDS encoding vWA domain-containing protein has product MKQILLITDGCSNVGLNPVVASAEAFAEGITVNVVGVLDGGDLGEYGAKEIQEIAHAGGGMSRMVSTRQLSQTVQMMTRKTVVQTIQQAVQKELKSVLGGTGALEDLPPERRGEVVRVIDELGETSRLRVALLIDASASMKPKIAAVEEAIRDLMLSLQSRQGVSELAVFHFPGDRHGDDAALDRGWTSDLSGAQSLLPKLQMRGTTPTGPALRQVIQYYRDSAEDRRRGGEEDEMRSGYVG; this is encoded by the coding sequence ATGAAGCAGATACTGCTCATTACGGACGGCTGCTCGAACGTCGGCCTGAATCCGGTCGTGGCGTCGGCGGAAGCCTTTGCGGAAGGAATCACGGTGAACGTGGTCGGCGTGCTCGATGGCGGCGACCTCGGCGAGTACGGGGCCAAGGAGATTCAGGAGATTGCCCATGCGGGCGGCGGCATGAGCCGCATGGTCAGCACGCGGCAGCTGTCGCAGACCGTGCAGATGATGACGCGCAAGACGGTCGTGCAGACGATCCAGCAGGCGGTGCAGAAGGAGCTGAAGTCCGTGCTCGGCGGCACCGGCGCGCTCGAGGACCTGCCGCCGGAGCGGCGCGGGGAGGTCGTGCGCGTCATCGACGAGCTCGGCGAGACGAGCCGGCTGCGCGTCGCCCTGCTGATCGACGCCAGCGCCAGCATGAAGCCCAAGATCGCCGCCGTCGAGGAAGCGATCCGCGACCTCATGCTGAGCCTGCAGTCGCGCCAAGGCGTGAGCGAGCTGGCGGTGTTTCATTTCCCGGGCGACCGGCACGGGGACGACGCGGCGCTCGACCGCGGATGGACGAGCGACCTGAGCGGCGCGCAGTCGCTGTTGCCCAAGCTGCAGATGCGCGGCACGACGCCGACGGGACCGGCGCTCCGCCAGGTGATCCAGTATTACCGCGACAGCGCCGAGGATCGGCGCAGGGGCGGCGAGGAGGACGAGATGAGGAGTGGCTACGTCGGCTAA
- the tilS gene encoding tRNA lysidine(34) synthetase TilS: MASTEPGRQDPGQASPPHASGDPERVRRELLRMGADERLWEPGDTVLVAVSGGPDSMALLHAVHMLSPQLGVRVAAAHADHGFRPEASAREAGTVRRYCAGLGIPCETAELDVPAHLAEHGGNKQAEARRLRYRFLLEAAGRAGASRIALAHHADDQAETVLMRLLRGSSPAGLAGIPLRRMEGNTELIRPLLRIHKPDLLAYCERHAVPYEEDGSNSSTDYTRNAIRLEALPYLEAFNGRLAESLCRTAESAAAESDYLDARTREVFASGVLSEEGRLTMSGAAFAALHVALQRRLIKLILDYLALETASAGFDEVERIRLGALSGTPSSWRVDLSRGLRFRREYGRLVWTRREDEEPQPYAIEVPEPEGVWTVAEAGVEIRFSAHRHTRDGTALFAASDADARTAFFDWDKLELPLLLRPRRDGDRMRPLGLNGTKKVQDMFVDGKLPPSQRPSFPLLCDGGGRILWIPGLRRSSHALADEGTRLLLRAEARQAGGPDRPAGE, encoded by the coding sequence ATGGCATCAACCGAACCCGGCCGCCAGGACCCCGGCCAGGCAAGTCCGCCGCATGCAAGCGGCGATCCGGAGCGCGTGCGCCGGGAGCTGCTGCGGATGGGAGCGGACGAGCGGCTGTGGGAGCCGGGCGACACGGTGCTCGTCGCCGTGAGCGGCGGCCCCGACTCGATGGCGCTCCTCCATGCGGTGCACATGCTTTCGCCGCAGCTTGGCGTGCGCGTGGCGGCGGCGCATGCCGACCACGGGTTTCGGCCGGAAGCCTCCGCGCGGGAGGCCGGGACGGTGCGCCGGTATTGCGCCGGCCTCGGCATTCCGTGCGAGACGGCCGAGCTGGACGTGCCCGCGCATCTGGCGGAGCACGGGGGCAACAAGCAGGCGGAGGCCCGCCGGCTGCGCTACCGCTTCCTGCTGGAGGCGGCCGGCCGGGCCGGAGCATCGCGCATCGCGCTGGCCCATCACGCCGACGATCAGGCGGAGACGGTGCTCATGCGGCTGCTCCGAGGCAGCTCGCCGGCCGGCCTCGCCGGCATTCCGCTGCGCCGGATGGAGGGAAACACGGAACTGATCCGGCCTCTGCTGCGTATACACAAGCCGGACCTGCTGGCCTACTGCGAGCGGCACGCCGTGCCGTACGAGGAGGATGGGAGCAACAGCTCGACCGATTATACGCGCAATGCGATCCGCCTCGAGGCGCTCCCGTACCTGGAGGCGTTCAATGGACGGCTCGCCGAATCGCTCTGCCGGACGGCCGAATCGGCGGCGGCCGAATCGGATTATCTCGACGCCAGGACCCGGGAGGTTTTTGCTTCGGGCGTCCTCTCCGAAGAGGGGCGTTTGACGATGTCTGGCGCGGCTTTTGCGGCTCTCCACGTCGCTTTACAAAGAAGATTGATTAAACTAATATTAGATTATCTTGCTCTGGAAACGGCTTCCGCCGGCTTCGACGAAGTGGAGCGGATCCGTCTCGGAGCGCTGTCCGGCACTCCCTCGAGCTGGCGGGTGGACCTGTCGCGGGGACTGCGGTTCCGGCGCGAATACGGGCGGCTCGTCTGGACCCGCCGCGAGGACGAGGAGCCGCAGCCGTATGCCATCGAGGTGCCGGAGCCGGAGGGCGTCTGGACGGTGGCGGAGGCGGGGGTGGAGATTCGGTTCAGCGCCCATCGCCACACGAGGGACGGTACGGCGCTCTTCGCGGCTTCGGACGCGGACGCGCGGACCGCTTTTTTTGATTGGGACAAGCTGGAGCTTCCGCTGCTTCTCCGCCCTCGGCGGGACGGCGACCGGATGCGTCCGCTGGGACTAAACGGCACCAAAAAGGTGCAAGATATGTTCGTCGACGGGAAGCTGCCTCCATCCCAAAGGCCTTCCTTCCCGCTGCTGTGCGACGGCGGCGGACGCATCCTTTGGATTCCGGGCCTCCGCCGCTCGAGCCATGCGCTCGCGGACGAGGGCACGCGGCTGCTGCTGCGGGCCGAGGCTCGGCAGGCCGGCGGGCCGGATCGGCCTGCCGGCGAATAA